GGCCCCCTGGCGCAGGCCCCACTTCACGTCGGTGTCCTGGCCCTTGCTCGACACGAGGATCACCTTCAGGGCCTTGCCCCTGGGCGCGCGGCGCACGGCGCGCAGCACGTCGTAGCCGTTGCGGCCCGGCATCACCACGTCGAGCAGCAGCAGGTCGGGCTGCTCGCGTTCCACGGCCCCCTCGACCCCGGTCGGGTCGCCAAGCGGGATCACGGTGTGCCGGGCCGAGCGCAGCGCCGTCTCCATCAGCTTGAGGTCGGCGGGAGAATCGTCAACGGTCAGAATACGGGCCATGCGGAAACCTCCAGGTCTTGCTCGTCGGTGAGAACAAAAGGGTGCGGGGCGGCGGGAGTGGGGCGGGTGGGTGCTCTCCCACGTGTACTCATCTGGCCTGCTCCCAAATCTCGCCCCGGACGAACACCCGGAATCTAAGAAGAGGTTTCGCACATTGCTCTTACATCCCCCCGCGTTGAGGTGCGCGGAATTGTAGCTGCGGCCCCAGTCCGCTCCCCCCCCGGCAGTGGGGCCGGGAGCGCCGACCTCGCGGGCGAACACGCCGCCGCCCACCCCAACCGGAGGTCAGGAGGGCGGCGGCGTGCCGGTGAAAGAGGGTGAGTGGGCCGAAATGACGGTGCGTCGGGGCGGGGGGTCCTCACCGACAGGGGGCCAGGACCCCCCCGGCACCGCCGCCCGGCTCACGCATGAGAACTCCCCGCCGCAGAACGACGGGGAGCTGTCACGAATGCCGGGCAGTGCCCGCCCGGATCAGAAGTTGAACTTGTCGATGTTGTTCTTGTCGAAGACGGTCAAGGGGCCGAGGATCACCACGCCGTCCTTGCCGACCGTGCGCTGGCCGAGCTTCCCGGCGCTGAACTTCTCGCCCTCCTTGCCGGTGATCTGCCCGCTCACGAGCGCCGCCGCCGCGTAGGAGGCGAGGTAGCCGAGGTCCTCCGGGTTCCACAGCGCGAAGCCCTGCACGGTCCCGTTCTTCACGAACTCGCGCATCTGGTTGGGGGTGCCCAGGCCGGTGAGGGCCACCTTGCCCTTGTAGGGGCTGCCCGACAGGTAGCGGGCGGCGGCGCTGATGCCGACGGTGGTGGGCGAGATCACGCCCCGGAGGTTGGGGTAGGCCTGCATCAGCCCCTGCATCTCGGTGAAGGACTTCTGGTCGTCGTCGTTGCCGTAGGCGATTTTGACGAGCCGCATGTCCTTGTACTGGGGCTTTTTCAGCTCTTCTTGCATCACCTTGATCCAGGCGTTCTGGTTGGTGGCGTTCGGAGTGGCCGACAGAATGGCGATCTCGCCCTTGCTGCCGATCTGCCGCGCGAGGATTCGCACCTGGTCGCGGGCGATGGTGTCCGCGCTGGCCTGGCTGACGAAGACGTTGCGCCCGCCCACGGCCACGTCGCTGTCGTAGGTGACGACCTTCACGCCCTGGCTCATGGCCCGCTTGAGGTACGGCACGAGCGCGTTCTGGTCGCTGGCCGAGACCACGATGGCCTTCTGGCGCTGGGCGAGGAGCGTGTTGATATAGCTCACCTGGCTGCTCGCGCCCGCGTCGGACGGCCCGACCTGCTTGCCGACGCCCGCGAACTCCTTGACGGCGGCCTGCCCGCCCTTCCAGGCGGTCGCGAAGTACGGGTTGTTCACCTGCTTGGGCAGAAAGGCGATGGTGATGCCCTTCTGGAGGCCGGTCTGGGCGAGCGCGACGGCCCCCAGCGAGAGGGTGCCCAGCGAGAGGGTCAGGGCGGCGAGCATGGCTTTGCGGTGGTGCATGGGATTCCTCCGGGGAAAGGGAAGGGGAAGGCGGCGGGTTGGCGGGTTGGCGGGTTGGCGGGTTGGCGGGTGGACGGGAGGGAGGGAAAAAGGGCGCTGCGCCGGGGCACGTGAGGTCAGGGACTCACGGCGCGCCTCCCTTCGGACCCGCGAGGGTGCTCCGCCTCTGACGCGCGGCCCGGACACGTGCGGCGAGGTTCGGGCCGAGGACCGAGAGGATCAGGAGCAGGCCCGTGACGATGGTGAGAATCTCGTTCGGCACGTCCGCGAGGGTCAGCGCATTCTGGATGATGCCGATCAGGAACACGGCGGCGATCACGCCGATCACGCTGCCGCGCCCGCCGAAGATGCTCACGCCGCCCAGCAGCACCGCCGCGATGACGGAGAGTTCGAGGCCCACCGCGTTGTCCGCCCGCGCGCTGGAGAAGCGGAAGGTGTACACCACGGCGGCGAAGGCGCTCATCAGGCCCGAGAGGACGAACAGCAGCAGCTTCGTGCGCCCCACCCGCAATCCCGCGAAGCGCGCGGCGACCTCGTTCGCGCCGATGGCGTACAGCGAGCGCCCGAACGGCGTGGCGTGCAGCAGGGCGGCGGTGACGACGGCGAGGATCACGAACGCGACGATGGGGATCGGAAGCTGCGTGCCGGGCACCAGCCCGAAGCCCAGGTTGGTCCAGAAGGGGGGGAAGTCGGCCACGGCCCGGTCCCCCAGCAGGGCGTACGCGAGGCCCCGGTACAGGGCGAGCGTACCGATGGTGACGGCGAGCGAGGGCAACCCGAGGCGAGTGACGAGCCACCCGTTGAGGAGGCCCGCGAGCGCCCCGAGGCCGAGCGCCCCGAGGATCGCCAGCCCCATCGGGACCTGCGCGGCCCACAGCACGCCGAGCAGGGCGGAGCACATGCCGACGATGGACGCGACGGACAGGTCGATCTCGGCGGCGATGACCACCAGCGTCATCGTGAGGGCGATCAGGGCGATCTCCACGAGGTTCGAGGCGAGGTTCGAGAGGTTCGCCCCCGTGAGAAAGGCGTCGGAGAGGGTGGAGCCGACGAGCAGCGCCACGGCGACGAGCGCGAGGATGGTCGTCTCCCAGCCGAGCAGGCTGCGGGCGGGCCGCTGCGGGGCCGGGGGTGGGGCGGGCTGGGGAACGGTCAACGGTGGCTCCTTTCCTGCACCCTGCGGGCGGCGCGGCGGGCGAGAACGATGTCCACGCTGATGGCGAGCAGCAGCAGCGCGCCCTGAATGGCCTGCTGCCAGAACGCCGGGGCACGCAGGGCGACGAGGGCGCTCCCGAT
The sequence above is a segment of the Deinococcus sp. YIM 134068 genome. Coding sequences within it:
- the rhaS gene encoding rhamnose ABC transporter substrate-binding protein; amino-acid sequence: MHHRKAMLAALTLSLGTLSLGAVALAQTGLQKGITIAFLPKQVNNPYFATAWKGGQAAVKEFAGVGKQVGPSDAGASSQVSYINTLLAQRQKAIVVSASDQNALVPYLKRAMSQGVKVVTYDSDVAVGGRNVFVSQASADTIARDQVRILARQIGSKGEIAILSATPNATNQNAWIKVMQEELKKPQYKDMRLVKIAYGNDDDQKSFTEMQGLMQAYPNLRGVISPTTVGISAAARYLSGSPYKGKVALTGLGTPNQMREFVKNGTVQGFALWNPEDLGYLASYAAAALVSGQITGKEGEKFSAGKLGQRTVGKDGVVILGPLTVFDKNNIDKFNF
- a CDS encoding response regulator, whose product is MARILTVDDSPADLKLMETALRSARHTVIPLGDPTGVEGAVEREQPDLLLLDVVMPGRNGYDVLRAVRRAPRGKALKVILVSSKGQDTDVKWGLRQGADDYLVKPYTPEQLLAVVARHVG
- a CDS encoding ABC transporter permease, which produces MTVPQPAPPPAPQRPARSLLGWETTILALVAVALLVGSTLSDAFLTGANLSNLASNLVEIALIALTMTLVVIAAEIDLSVASIVGMCSALLGVLWAAQVPMGLAILGALGLGALAGLLNGWLVTRLGLPSLAVTIGTLALYRGLAYALLGDRAVADFPPFWTNLGFGLVPGTQLPIPIVAFVILAVVTAALLHATPFGRSLYAIGANEVAARFAGLRVGRTKLLLFVLSGLMSAFAAVVYTFRFSSARADNAVGLELSVIAAVLLGGVSIFGGRGSVIGVIAAVFLIGIIQNALTLADVPNEILTIVTGLLLILSVLGPNLAARVRAARQRRSTLAGPKGGAP